Proteins from a genomic interval of Crassostrea angulata isolate pt1a10 chromosome 7, ASM2561291v2, whole genome shotgun sequence:
- the LOC128191975 gene encoding collagen alpha-3(VI) chain-like — protein sequence MGRMYIFLGLMKAFLCVIIIQTVESISYTLTQGDTRSISCSSSQYIDITYGRYYCWYSGSTVTSKIRTNCNYNYYCTIKAQNAWLDINPCSGTTKTLTWTYYCRSIWGSWGSWSSCPGDCTTHNLVRYRSCVKPNGGCGSAPADYIACKRLGCYSSSEISRSTPDNKVYYSLTTDCFVATGRTSVAFRGRANNDLHIALGSVDSVTSGTHYEFIIGGWANTRSEIRFQIDSGTCVSYSGSVFSQTYFDEFWISWIGNYIRFGTGSNPGSNVLMSCYHSTPYDVNFIWIRSGWGSTGEWRFPNDVACKHVTNSDVSITTDDTSCNGRSYYACNSGYKQVAGNTQRTCGFGGILSGYPLVCSVSTCKIDIVFIVEASAYTSSIHSALMAAIGDLAGSLQISTSNILAGVITYDDTVDLNIDLDDYYYSASTLDSSITSIPISNAASTVNLAEALRVGFYDFFTLSKGNRFTAFRHFVVIAKTYSSQTGATVADQIRMNLRNQLFTVGISPSASLITDLKAIAGDDSRHFEVSSPDDLYTKFNNILQKIAVCPDITFEPMTVECELDIVFIVERYNLRYTKRFLAELMDNITISSTGIKVGMVLFDSGASTVFRLNSHTSSESVRDDIEKISETNHTDHLVDKGLIEARDNVFTSTGGDRTDASNYYVIIVGPFESYPEAVAKDIRSSGSNYIFSIHIGNQYQTEYQKAVDTCGDYTKYTNVDSYENLINIKNDILQKITSCESVNITIPDCPLDIVFIMEDTDELSATEFNDMKSFFVSLVSRMTIGDTAIKIGVVTYADGATTVFPLNQYSTANGVIMGITNINQGSNAYNRSSRYVDRALKYIQMEFFTTGNGDRSNAANYYILLTGGPSAGNKAAAFGSAIRSIASSNIFIVGVNISSSDDSEFLDTVDDDKYLKAVNFSVLQCINDVVVPNITQCPDSVTPASLVSPSCQLDIVFIMEKTETSSHENYVFLKSFFSNIALQLDVSSSTIRIGVVTYDTDAYTTIALDTYMTPTDISYQILKLPEGTGKRNMIDKALIHTKNNFLTAANGDRASAANYYVFAIDGVRSGASIQAEYIMKGWPSTVFAIDINSGYEKEYRRTAGVNSRYFYASSYANLSAIESDVIAAITKCPVPQPVTTTDGSLMFADVSAPCLNSLIYLYPEDLTEGKDGGQNMMYLMTDFVYTITSCSRITSWEFSHWKSGYIDFMVWRPSGSNYKLVAYNTIYVSGKNTTTYTVVEYERIAVLDGDLIGWRSKGDNLVTSGPCLGPCAEGYKVTPNNVQIGEEFDWKNSGTSINGTAYAIKACLEDNTAISFSTSTISAKIPDHLPVGSFVTLLEPDGADYAEVVNYTVLQHSSYSNSMEYFTVDETSGQITVAKRFLKAKVKSDYAFLVRAKDSCNTTATATVSIQTQNMPPEVLGMPNVISITEETEGDAKLYTTIVEDPSGDSVCCSLESTLPKTNNFVVFGNDTGIRVNYSVMASESPAFSYRQYNSYIVKLCCDDDEDKSTGVLIVNIKKPNKTTTYEPPGWFMLSIGISCVPIFLMALMACVVLIQTMFVPEELKKK from the exons CTTCGTCAGAAATCAGCAGAAGTACCCCCGATAACAAGGTGTACTATAGCCTGACCACCGACTGTTTCGTGGCCACAGGAAGAACGTCCGTTGCCTTTAGAGGAAGGGCAAACAATGATCTTCATATCGCGTTGGGAAGTGTAGACAGCGTAACCAGCGGTACCCATTACGAATTCATTATCGGAGGGTGGGCTAACACCCGATCTGAAATTAGATTCCAAATTGATTCTGGGACATGTGTTTCTTATAGTGGATCTGTTTTTAGCCAAACATATTTCGACGAATTTTGGATTTCTTGGATTGGAAATTATATCCGTTTCGGAACAGGGAGTAATCCAGGGAGTAATGTTCTCATGAGTTGCTATCATTCGACTCCATACGACGTCAATTTTATCTGGATTAGGTCAGGATGGGGCTCCACAGGCGAATGGAGATTCCcaaatg ATGTTGCATGCAAACACGTTACTAATTCCGATGTCAGCATTACCACAGATGACACATCCTGCAACGGAAGGAGTTACTACGCTTGTAACTCTGGATACAAACAGGTCGCAGGAAACACACAACGTACATGTGGATTTGGCGGAATTCTGTCTGGGTATCCACTTGTCTGCTCTG TTTCGACATGCAAAATCGACATAGTGTTCATCGTTGAAGCTTCGGCCTATACTTCCTCGATTCATTCAGCATTAATGGCAGCTATTGGCGATTTGGCGGGAAGTCTACAAATTTCAACAAGTAATATTTTAGCTGGAGTCATTACATATGACGATACTGTGGACCTAAACATCGACCTCGATGACTACTACTACTCCGCTTCGACACTGGATAGCTCCATTACATCAATACCAATATCAAACGCCGCATCTACCGTAAACCTGGCTGAAGCTCTGCGAGTTGGATTTTACGACTTTTTCACATTATCCAAAGGAAACAGATTCACAGCTTTCAGACATTTCGTCGTGATTGCGAAAACATATTCTTCACAGACAGGTGCCACAGTGGCTGATCAAATCAGAATGAACCTAAGAAATCAACTCTTTACCGTTG GTATTTCTCCGTCTGCTTCATTAATCACCGATTTAAAAGCAATCGCTGGTGACGATAGCAGACACTTTGAAGTTAGTTCTCCAGATGATTTGTATACCAAATTCAACAACATTCTTCAGAAAATCGCTGTTTGTCCCGATATAACCTTTGAGCCTATGACAGTTG AATGTGAACTGGATATTGTGTTCATCGTAGAAAGATACAACTTACGATACACAAAAAGATTCCTAGCGGAGTTAATGGACAACATAACTATTTCAAGTACTGGCATTAAAGTCGGTATGGTTTTATTTGATTCTGGTGCGTCAACTGTATTTAGACTAAACTCTCATACTTCCTCTGAATCTGTTCGAGATGACATAGAAAAGATTTCAGAGACGAATCATACCGATCATTTGGTAGACAAAGGGTTGATAGAAGCCCGGGACAATGTGTTTACCTCCACTGGGGGAGATCGTACGGATGCCAGTAACTACTACGTGATTATTGTCGGACCATTCGAAAGTTATCCGGAAGCTGTAGCAAAGGACATAAGGAGTAGTGGGAGCAACTACATCTTTTCAATTC aTATTGGTAACCAGTACCAAACCGAATACCAGAAGGCCGTTGATACATGTGGAGACTACACCAAATACACAAATGTTGATTCTTACGAGAATCtgattaacattaaaaatgacATCCTTCAAAAAATCACATCATGCGAGAGCGTAAACATAACCATCCCAG acTGTCCATTAGACATTGTTTTCATCATGGAGGATACAGATGAACTAAGTGCTACGGAATTTAACGACATGAAAAGCTTTTTTGTGAGTTTGGTGTCCCGTATGACCATTGGAGACACTGCAATTAAGATAGGGGTTGTGACTTACGCTGATGGGGCCACCACTGTTTTCCCGTTGAACCAGTACTCTACAGCCAATGGAGTCATTATGGGAATCACTAACATTAACCAGGGAAGTAATGCCTACAACAGGAGCAGCCGTTACGTGGATAGAGCCCTGAAATATATTCAGATGGAATTCTTTACCACAGGGAATGGGGACCGTTCTAACGCCGCCAACTACTACATCCTTCTGACTGGTGGACCGTCTGCCGGAAATAAAGCTGCTGCATTTGGATCGGCAATTAGATCTATAGCCTCCAGTAATATATTCATTGTCG GTGTAAACATTTCCTCGAGTGATGACTCTGAATTTCTTGATACTGTGGATGACGACAAATACCTGAAGGCCGTCAACTTTTCTGTTCTTCAATGTATCAACGATGTGGTCGTTCCCAATATCACTCAGTGTCCAGACTCGGTCACCCCGGCTAGTTTAGTCTCTCCAA gtTGCCAACTTGATATCGTTTTTATCATGGAAAAAACAGAAACGTCTTCCCATGAGAACTACGTGTTCCTGAAAAGTTTCTTCTCCAACATAGCACTACAGTTGGATGTATCCAGTAGCACTATACGTATTGGAGTCGTTACGTACGACACAGATGCGTACACAACAATCGCCCTAGATACCTACATGACACCTACAGATATCAGCTACCAGATTCTGAAATTACCGGAAGGTACAGGCAAAAGAAACATGATCGACAAAGCTTTGATTCACACCAAAAATAACTTCCTTACAGCAGCTAATGGAGACCGTGCGAGCGCTGCTAATTATTACGTGTTCGCCATAGACGGAGTAAGAAGTGGTGCCTCTATCCAGGCGGAATATATTATGAAAGGATGGCCCAGCACAGTGTTTGCTATCG ATATTAACAGTGGTTATGAAAAAGAGTATAGAAGAACAGCGGGGGTTAATAGTCGATATTTTTATGCATCTTCTTATGCGAATTTATCCGCCATCGAGTCTGACGTCATCGCAGCCATTACGAAATGTCCTGTGCCACAACCAGTGACGACAACTGACGGTTCTCTCATGTTCGCTGATGTCT CTGCTCCTTGCTTAAACAGTCTCATCTATCTTTACCCGGAAGACCTTACAGAAGGAAAAGACGGCGGACAAA ATATGATGTACTTGATGACTGATTTTGTGTATACCATAACAAGTTGTTCCCGCATCACTTCATGGGAATTCTCCCATTGGAAATCTGGATACATTGACTTCATGGTCTGGAGGCCAAGTGGTAGTAATTATAAACTGGTGGCTTACAACACTATCTATGTTTCAG GTAAAAATACTACAACATACACGGTGGTTGAGTACGAGAGGATTGCTGTTCTAGATGGTGATCTGATCGGGTG GCGgagcaagggagataatttagtTACAAGTGGGCCATGTTTAGGACCATGTGCGGAGGGATACAAAGTGACACCAAACAATGTTCAAATCGGAGAGGAGTTCGATTGGAAAAACTCGGGCACGTCGATCAATGGAACTGCATATGCTATTAAAGCATGCCTAGAAGACA ATACAGCAATATCATTTTCTACATCGACAATCAGCGCAAAGATACCTGACCACTTACCTGTCGGATCTTTTGTGACGTTACTGGAGCCAGACGGTGCAGACTACGCTGAAGTCGTTAATTATACCGTCTTGCAACACTCCTCATATTCAAATTCTATGGAATATTTCACGGTGGACGAAACATCGG GCCAAATAACAGTGGCTAAAAGATTCCTGAAAGCCAAAGTGAAGAGTGACTATGCCTTCCTTGTCAGGGCTAAAGATTCTTGTAATACCACTGCAACGGCGACAGTTTCTATTCAAACACAGAATATG CCCCCTGAAGTCCTTGGTATGCCAAACGTTATCTCCATAACCGAGGAAACTGAGGGAGATGCAAAATTGTACACAACAATTGTTGAAGATCCCAGCGGGGATAGCGTTTGCTGTTCATTAGAGAGTACGTTACCGAAGACGAACAATTTTGTGGTTTTCGGCAATGACACAGGAATCCGTGTCAATTATTCCGTCATGGCCAGCGAATCACCTGCATTTTCTTACAGACAATATAATTCTTACATCGTAAAGTTATGTTGTGACGACGACGAAGATAAATCTACCGGGGTACTTATTGTCAACATCAAGAAACCCAACAAAACAACAACGTATGAGCCACCAG GGTGGTTCATGCTCTCAATAGGAATATCCTGTGTGCCTATTTTCCTCATGGCATTGATGGCGTGTGTTGTGCTCATCCAAACTATGTTTGTACCAGaagaattgaagaaaaaataa